DNA sequence from the Sinomonas terrae genome:
TACAACCCCGAGCCCATTCCAGAACCGGCACAGGTTCTGATGCCCGTTGAGGCAGAATTCGCATTCGCCGCACGTCGTGCTCGGATTCACTGCGACGTGGTCTCCGACCTTGAAGTCGAACACTCCGTCATTGACGCCCTCGCCCAGCTCCACGATGGTGCCCGTGGCCTCATGGCCCGGAACCAGAGGGAAGACGGTTCCCTCGAACTCTCCGTCGAACACATGGGTGTCGGTCCCACAGATGCCCACCGCGGCGGTCTCGATCAGGATCTCCTTGTACCCAGGGGTGGGCTTCGGCCTCTCCTCGAGTGCCAAGTTGCCCTCGGACTTGAATACAACTGCGCGCATCATTGCTCCGTTCTCGCCTCCGTCGGCGGATGTCTGTGGCGGCCTGACTCCAGTGCTTGAGCTGGTTCTCAAGATGGGCGCTTTGGTGCGGACGCCCCCGTGAACCGCGGGTACGAGCCGAGTCGAGGCCCGTTCCTCATGTTAAGTTCATGTGATCTTGCTCGCATGCTCGTGTTAGATACACCATAGATAGCGGTGCAGAACGTGTCAACGGTCGATCTAAGGGAGGCCCTTAGAGGGTTGTTATCGTGCTCGTTCGCAGTGTGATAAAAATCAGCCCAGCTCGCCGGAGGTGGGAGGGCTGCAGACAGCGGGACCGAATTGAGACCAGACGAGGACGGTTGATGGAACACGAGACAGAGCTGGCGCACGGGGCGGTCGAGGTTTCCCGCGGTGGGCTTGTCACGGTGGTCGGTTCGATCAACGCGGACATCGTCCTTCGAGTCGCCGCTCATCCCTTGCCGGGCGAGACGGTCATCGGGAAGTCCATCGCGGTCCATCCGGGCGGGAAGGGCGCAAATCAGGCCGTGGCCGCCGCGCGGCTCGGGGCTCGCGTCGCCTTCGTCGGCGCGGTGGGAGACGATGCCTATGCGGAGACCGCCACGAGCGGACTCCGGGAAGCCGGAGTGGACGCAACGGGCATCGTCACGGTTCCCGGACCCACCGGTCAAGCCTTCGTCACCGTAGACGAGCGGACTGCAGAGAACTCCATCGTCGTCATTCCGGGTGCGAACGCCCATGTCGACAGGGCATTGATCGAAGCGCAATCGGGCCTGCTCGAGAAGTCGGCCATCCTGGTGCTCCAAGGCGAGGTCCCCGCTGGGGCCGCGGTTGCCGCCGCGGCGGAGAGCCCGGCTCGGCTCGTCCTCAACCTGGCCCCCGTCATCCCTCTGGAAAGGCAGCTCATCCTTCGGGCCGATCCGCTCGTCGTGAATCAGCACGAAGGACGGCTCGCACTCGAGATGCTCGGCCGGGAAACCGCTGGTTTGACCTCGGAGGAAGGTGTCTTGGAAGCACTGTTGGAAGAGGGTATAGGTTCGGTTGTCATCACTCTCGGCGCCGTCGGAGCAGTCTTCTCGGACGGAGACTCCACAGTCAGGGTCCCTGCCCCTCGGGTGGAACCAGTGGATACCACGGGGGCCGGTGATGCGTTCGTGGGCGCCCTGAGCGCGAGGCTCGCTGTCGGCGCCTCCCTCAGCGAGGCGGTCACCTTTGCTGTGCGGGTGGGTTCGTACGCTGTCTGCCGCGCCGGCGCTCAACCCTCGTATCCTTGGCGCGGGGATCGCCTTCCAGAAGGGACAGCATGAAGAAGCGCGGAATTCTGAACGGTCCGCTGAGTGCGGCGATCGCTACCCTCGGCCACGGCGATCTGGTCGTCGTCGCGGACTGCGGCCTGCCTCTTCCGCTCAACGGTCCAATAGTCGACCTTGCACTCGTCCCGGGTGTGCCGAGCTTCACACAGGTCCTCGACGCGCTTTTGGACGAGTTGGTCATCGAGTCAGCTGTCGTCGCGGAGGAGGGCAGAGGAAGCCTCGTCGAAGGATGGGTGCAAAGCCGTCTCGTGGGGGTCTCATCGATTTCCCACGAACAGTTCAAACGCCTCGCCTCCGAAGCGAAGGTTCTCGTCCGAACCGGGGAGGCCACGCCTTACGCCAACGTGGCCTTGCGCTGCGGCGTGCCGTTCTAGCCCCTGCCCCAACCTCCTAGGAGCTGCCCCAACCTCCTAGGAACCGTGCTGGGGCGCCAGTAGGCTGAGCCGGTGGGGAACATTCGCACCGCTTCTCTTGTCCTTTCCGCTGTCCTGCTCGGGGCCGTTCTGACGTCGTGCGACGACGGGTCGAAGGCCGCGGCCGAAGCGGCGGCGAAGGAGCTCAGCAGCGGACTCTCGTCCCTCGACGTCTCGCACGCAGCGCTCATCGGAACTGATCCGGGGGCTGCCCAAAGCCAGCTCAAGTCGATCGTCGCAGGGCTCGGCGGCCTCAAGCCGTCGGTGACGGCGGGCCAGCCGACGACGGCGAACGGCACCACGACCGTGCCGTTCGACTTCAGCTGGGACCTTTCGGGGCGTGAATGGAAGTACACGACGACGGCGGAGGTCGCCCAGTCGAATGGCCACTGGGGCGTCAAGTGGGTCCCCGGACTCGTCGCGCCCGGGCTTCAAGCGGGCGAGGTCCTCAAGCTCCGCACGACGGCGCCGGCCCGAGGAGACATCCTCGGTGCGAACGATGCCCAGCTCGTGACGGAGCGGCCAGTCAAGCGCGTGGGCATCGACAAGGCGAAGGCTCCCGCGGCGCAACTCGACTCCTCGGCCCGTGCCCTCGCGTCCCTCGTTGGCGTGGACCCCGCCGACTACGCGAAGCAGGTCGCGGCCTCCGGCCCTCAGGCCTTCGTGCAGGCCATCGTTCTGCGAGACACGCCGGACCGGACTCCGACCGACGAGCAGATCGCCGCCATCCCCGGGGCCTTCGCCCTCGGCGACACGTTGCCGCTTGCGTCGACGCGCGAGTTCGCGCGGGCCGTGCTCGGAACCGTCGGCGACGCGACGGCGGAGCAGATCCAGAAGTCGAACGGCGAGCTGAGCGCAGGCGATCAGACCGGGCAGGGCGGGCTCGAGGCACAGTACGACGACCAACTTCGCGGCAAGGACGGCGTGACCGTGCTCGCTGGCCACCCCGACGGAGGGTCGGCGGCCTCGGGCACTCAGCCGGACCAGTCGCGGACACTGTTCACGGCCCCTGCCCAGACGGGGACACCGCTCCGCACCACACTCGACCCGAAGCTCCAGCAGCTCGCCGATGACACGCTCGCCTCGGTCGGGCCGGCGTCGGCCATCGTGGCGATCCGCCCCTCGGACGGCTCCGTGCTCGCCGCCGCGAGCGGCCCGGGAAGCAACGGCTACAACACTGCGATGCTCGGCCAGTACGCGCCCGGCTCGATCTTCAAGACTGTCGATTCGCTCGCCCTCTTCCGCCAGGGCGCGACTCCAGATCTCAAAGTGCAGTGCACTCCTACCCTCACTGTCGACGGGAAGACGTTCCAGAACGCGACGGGCTACCCGGAAGACCATCTCGGCACCATCACGCTCGAGGACGCCTACGCGCACTCGTGCAACACAGCGTTCATCTCTCAGCGCGACAAGGTCTCTCAGGCGCAGCTCCAATCCGCGGCGACATCGCTCGGCCTCGCCATCGATGCCCCACAGCTCGGCACGGACGCGTTCATGGGCTCCGTTCCCGCGACCGCGGGGACGACGGAGCACGCCGCCTCGATGATCGGCCAGGGGCAGATTCTCATGTCGCCGCTCTCGGCCGCCGTCATGGCCGCGTCCGTTCAGAAGGGGGGCCTCGTCTCGCCGCGGCTCGTCCTGAACACGGGCGAAAGCAAGCCGGCCACTCCGAGCGCATCGGCCACCCCGAGCGCCTCACCGAGCCCCGCGCAGGCGAACGATAAACCCATCACGGCAGCCGAGGCGGCCCCTCTGCAGGCGATGATGCGAGCCGTGGTGACGAGCGGCCACGCAGGCTTCCTGCTTTCTGTCCCTGGAGCCCCCGTCGGAGCAAAGACCGGCACCGCCGAGTTCGGAAGCGACAACCCACCCAAGACCCACGCGTGGATCATCGGGGTCCATGGAGATCTGTCGGTCGCCGTATTCGTGGACGAGGGCGGCCTTGGCGCAACCATCTCGGGCCCGCTTCTGACCAACTTCCTCACCAAGGCGAGCCAATGACCCGCGAAGGTGAGCAGAACTTGGCCGTCGGTTCCGAGGTGCCGGTGGACCGGCCCGCGGTGCGGCGGGCGGCAATCGCAACGTTCATCATCTTCGCCACCAACGGCTTCATCTTCGCGAGCTGGGCAGCGCGAATCCCCGCGGTCACCCAGACCCTCAGGCTCTCAACCGGCGAGATGGGCCTCGTCCTGCTCGTCGGGGCCATCGGCTCGCTGTGCTCGATGCCTCTCGTCGGCCCCATTTCAAACCGAGTCGGAATCGTCCGGACCGTGCGCCTCGGAGGGCTCTTGGCCGTCCTCGCGGGCGGCCTGCTCGCACTCGGCCTGCTGATCGTGTCCGTGCTGGTCGTCGCCATCGGCCTTGCCCTGTTCGGGATCGGAATCGCCCTCTGGGACGTCGGCCAGAACATCGAGGGGGCGGACGTCGAGCACCGGCTCGGTCGGACCATCATGCCGCAGTTCCATGCGGGCTTCAGCGGCGGAGCGTTCCTGGGCGCCATCGTCGGGGCGGCCCTCAGCGCACTGGGTGTGCCGCTCCCGCTGCACCTCGCGGCGATCATGGTCGCCGTCGTCATCATCATGATCTTGGTCCCCCGGCACTTCCTGCCGCTCACCGCGCATGCCGCGACGGAGGCTTCCGCGGACGACGGCGCACTGTCGGCTACCGAAGGCAAGGAACCTCGCGGGGCACGTGCCGCCTGGACGGACACGCGCACGCTGCTGATCGGCGTCGTCGTCCTCGGGGCAACGCTCACGGAAGGCGCAGGCAACGACTGGATCGCGAAGGGTTCGGTCGACGGCCTCGGCACGAGCCAGTCTGGGGGCGCGGCGCTCTTCGCGCTCTTCGTCGGCGCCATGACCCTCGCTCGCTGGTTCGGCGGCCGCGTCATCGACAAGCTGGGCCGCGTCGTCGCCCTGCGCCTGAGCATGGTCTCGGCACTCATCGGCCTCGCGGTCTACTCGCTCGCGGGCTCCTACTGGTTTGCCGCCGTCGGCGCTCTCCTCTGGGGCCTGGGCGCGGCGCTCGCGTTCCCGATGGGAATGTCCGCCGCGTCGGACGATCCACGGCACGCAGCCGCCCGCGTCTCAGTGGTGGCGACGATCGGGTATATCGCGTTCCTCGCAGGCCCACCGTTCCTGGGCTTCCTCGGCGACCACGTCGGCCTCCGGCACGCCCTCCTCGCGATCCTCGTGCCCATCGCGGTCTCGCTCGTGCTCGCGGGGGCCACGCGCAGGCGCGATTGAGCGCGTCCCGGTCAGAAGCCCGCCACGCCGTCAGGCGTTCCGAGGCCCGTCGGCCCGTCCCACCCGGTGCGCGCGGTGCACCACTGCGACGGCGAG
Encoded proteins:
- a CDS encoding ribokinase, which translates into the protein MEHETELAHGAVEVSRGGLVTVVGSINADIVLRVAAHPLPGETVIGKSIAVHPGGKGANQAVAAARLGARVAFVGAVGDDAYAETATSGLREAGVDATGIVTVPGPTGQAFVTVDERTAENSIVVIPGANAHVDRALIEAQSGLLEKSAILVLQGEVPAGAAVAAAAESPARLVLNLAPVIPLERQLILRADPLVVNQHEGRLALEMLGRETAGLTSEEGVLEALLEEGIGSVVITLGAVGAVFSDGDSTVRVPAPRVEPVDTTGAGDAFVGALSARLAVGASLSEAVTFAVRVGSYAVCRAGAQPSYPWRGDRLPEGTA
- the rbsD gene encoding D-ribose pyranase, whose translation is MKKRGILNGPLSAAIATLGHGDLVVVADCGLPLPLNGPIVDLALVPGVPSFTQVLDALLDELVIESAVVAEEGRGSLVEGWVQSRLVGVSSISHEQFKRLASEAKVLVRTGEATPYANVALRCGVPF
- a CDS encoding penicillin-binding transpeptidase domain-containing protein produces the protein MGNIRTASLVLSAVLLGAVLTSCDDGSKAAAEAAAKELSSGLSSLDVSHAALIGTDPGAAQSQLKSIVAGLGGLKPSVTAGQPTTANGTTTVPFDFSWDLSGREWKYTTTAEVAQSNGHWGVKWVPGLVAPGLQAGEVLKLRTTAPARGDILGANDAQLVTERPVKRVGIDKAKAPAAQLDSSARALASLVGVDPADYAKQVAASGPQAFVQAIVLRDTPDRTPTDEQIAAIPGAFALGDTLPLASTREFARAVLGTVGDATAEQIQKSNGELSAGDQTGQGGLEAQYDDQLRGKDGVTVLAGHPDGGSAASGTQPDQSRTLFTAPAQTGTPLRTTLDPKLQQLADDTLASVGPASAIVAIRPSDGSVLAAASGPGSNGYNTAMLGQYAPGSIFKTVDSLALFRQGATPDLKVQCTPTLTVDGKTFQNATGYPEDHLGTITLEDAYAHSCNTAFISQRDKVSQAQLQSAATSLGLAIDAPQLGTDAFMGSVPATAGTTEHAASMIGQGQILMSPLSAAVMAASVQKGGLVSPRLVLNTGESKPATPSASATPSASPSPAQANDKPITAAEAAPLQAMMRAVVTSGHAGFLLSVPGAPVGAKTGTAEFGSDNPPKTHAWIIGVHGDLSVAVFVDEGGLGATISGPLLTNFLTKASQ
- a CDS encoding MFS transporter, with product MTREGEQNLAVGSEVPVDRPAVRRAAIATFIIFATNGFIFASWAARIPAVTQTLRLSTGEMGLVLLVGAIGSLCSMPLVGPISNRVGIVRTVRLGGLLAVLAGGLLALGLLIVSVLVVAIGLALFGIGIALWDVGQNIEGADVEHRLGRTIMPQFHAGFSGGAFLGAIVGAALSALGVPLPLHLAAIMVAVVIIMILVPRHFLPLTAHAATEASADDGALSATEGKEPRGARAAWTDTRTLLIGVVVLGATLTEGAGNDWIAKGSVDGLGTSQSGGAALFALFVGAMTLARWFGGRVIDKLGRVVALRLSMVSALIGLAVYSLAGSYWFAAVGALLWGLGAALAFPMGMSAASDDPRHAAARVSVVATIGYIAFLAGPPFLGFLGDHVGLRHALLAILVPIAVSLVLAGATRRRD